A region from the Roseibium algicola genome encodes:
- the repC gene encoding plasmid replication protein RepC: protein MSSSQQIASFRKVSAGILASAHLASQEDRPKVTKKEISLVLKRVAPALGIDGTAYHVLDILLGLVQADDFQTGKRPVVAISNQRLAEYTRRTTRTVTRCLKKLVEAGVLAYRDSPTGRRYMYRGSDGDFAQAYGLDFTPACFNLEAFKAQADAFQRRIKAEQEAKRAVTRFSRAIADVVELEPAEFHGFAARAHSVVNRDELTVVEKAGILETIYTEILALHDAHSLEIKDKLSSADDIDVSPLSITTQTDSLRSNSQRTCSNEQDTKFPSDNGFAVEMALEKEPCGGRSETQRPKSQAGRAGPSKLPETNLDGVSIGLIQSACSSVQAETGINLNSWPALCGAAEQLRLLIGLSPAGYQLAVERQGRYLAAACLVVVAEKALRDPEHIASPGGYFRAMIDRAGEGKLHLHKSLHGLV, encoded by the coding sequence ATGTCTTCGTCTCAGCAGATTGCGAGTTTTCGCAAGGTGTCTGCCGGGATCCTTGCGAGCGCGCATCTGGCGTCCCAGGAGGATCGGCCGAAGGTCACCAAAAAGGAAATCTCCCTGGTTCTGAAACGCGTCGCGCCGGCGCTTGGTATTGATGGCACGGCCTACCATGTCCTGGATATTCTCCTGGGCCTCGTCCAGGCGGACGACTTCCAGACAGGGAAACGGCCGGTGGTGGCGATCTCAAATCAACGGCTCGCCGAATACACACGGCGCACCACACGCACCGTCACCCGCTGCCTGAAGAAGCTCGTCGAAGCCGGAGTGCTTGCCTATCGGGACAGCCCGACTGGGCGCCGTTATATGTACCGCGGTTCAGACGGAGATTTCGCGCAGGCCTACGGGCTCGACTTCACGCCTGCATGCTTCAACTTGGAAGCCTTCAAGGCTCAGGCGGATGCGTTCCAGCGCCGGATTAAGGCGGAGCAGGAAGCCAAGCGGGCCGTCACGCGCTTTTCACGGGCGATCGCCGACGTGGTCGAATTGGAGCCTGCGGAGTTTCACGGCTTTGCAGCACGGGCCCATTCAGTTGTGAACCGGGATGAACTGACTGTCGTGGAAAAGGCGGGGATCCTGGAAACGATCTACACGGAAATTCTGGCTCTCCATGACGCCCACTCGTTGGAAATAAAGGATAAATTGTCATCCGCGGATGACATTGATGTCAGCCCTTTATCTATTACAACCCAAACCGACTCTCTTAGAAGTAATTCTCAGCGGACTTGCTCTAACGAGCAAGACACTAAGTTTCCTTCTGACAACGGCTTCGCCGTTGAAATGGCTCTTGAAAAAGAGCCTTGCGGCGGTCGCTCGGAAACACAACGGCCGAAATCGCAAGCGGGCAGGGCAGGACCAAGCAAATTACCCGAAACCAACCTGGATGGCGTTTCCATAGGACTCATCCAGTCGGCATGTTCATCGGTACAGGCAGAAACCGGGATCAACTTGAACAGTTGGCCAGCCCTTTGTGGAGCTGCTGAACAGTTGCGCCTGCTGATCGGCCTAAGTCCAGCCGGATATCAGCTCGCTGTCGAGCGGCAAGGCAGATATCTGGCCGCGGCCTGCCTTGTGGTTGTCGCAGAGAAGGCGCTGCGGGATCCGGAGCACATTGCTTCGCCCGGCGGGTATTTCCGCGCCATGATTGACAGGGCAGGGGAGGGCAAACTCCACCTTCACAAGTCTCTGCATGGGCTGGTGTGA
- the repB gene encoding plasmid partitioning protein RepB — MARKDLISFSSDEDGEIQGDPNKSDRPLAGITPNRRSSSPVGGIAKTLGSLSSQMDRASELERQLLEGQKVVELDPSQIDDSFVRDRLEADPEVERDFVQQIDEHGQLVPILVRPNPAQKGRMQVAFGHRRLRAARSLNRKVKAVVRELNDEQLVVLQGQENSARTNLSYIERALFAARLEDQKFKRNVIISALKVDRAAVSKMIKLIRELPVELIVAIGAAPGTGRRKWMELAELAKLVDWKPLREMLSADNIAVLTSDERFEFVLRSAKKAIKPKKPKMVVQHVEHVPVTIRSTKSGTTFTVNGAKAPGFDEFLKAQLNSLYADYMKERGE, encoded by the coding sequence ATGGCACGCAAAGACCTGATCAGTTTTTCGTCGGACGAGGATGGTGAAATCCAAGGGGATCCAAATAAATCGGATCGCCCACTGGCGGGCATCACGCCAAATAGACGGTCAAGTTCACCGGTTGGAGGCATCGCAAAAACTCTTGGCTCACTCTCAAGTCAGATGGACCGTGCTAGTGAATTAGAACGGCAACTGTTGGAAGGACAAAAGGTCGTTGAACTGGATCCCTCTCAAATAGACGATTCATTTGTTCGCGACCGTTTGGAAGCGGACCCGGAAGTCGAGAGGGACTTTGTTCAACAAATCGATGAGCACGGGCAATTAGTACCAATCCTTGTTCGTCCAAACCCGGCTCAAAAGGGTCGCATGCAGGTGGCATTCGGCCATCGTAGACTTCGGGCGGCCAGAAGCCTCAATCGAAAGGTCAAGGCTGTCGTTCGGGAGTTGAACGATGAGCAACTGGTCGTTCTTCAAGGGCAGGAAAACAGTGCCAGAACCAATCTTTCCTATATAGAACGTGCGTTGTTTGCAGCGCGATTGGAAGACCAAAAGTTCAAGCGGAATGTCATTATATCTGCGCTCAAAGTGGACAGAGCGGCTGTATCAAAAATGATCAAGCTGATCAGAGAATTGCCCGTCGAATTGATTGTTGCGATTGGCGCCGCTCCTGGTACAGGGCGACGAAAATGGATGGAACTTGCTGAGTTAGCAAAATTGGTTGATTGGAAGCCACTTCGAGAAATGTTGTCCGCGGACAACATCGCAGTGCTGACTTCGGACGAGCGTTTCGAATTCGTGCTTCGCAGCGCGAAGAAAGCAATAAAGCCGAAAAAACCAAAGATGGTGGTCCAACATGTTGAGCACGTACCGGTGACGATCAGATCGACCAAAAGCGGCACTACGTTCACCGTAAATGGAGCTAAAGCTCCAGGATTCGATGAGTTTTTGAAGGCTCAACTGAACAGTCTCTATGCGGATTACATGAAAGAGAGGGGGGAGTAA